From the Candidatus Saccharibacteria bacterium genome, the window CCCAGACCGACAGCTACGACATAATCCTCCTTGACCTCATGGTGCCTAATATTACCGGCATAGAAATTCTTCGTACCCTCCGTGACCCCCGCGAAACACCCAAGATGCACGCTCGTATTATCATTACCACAAACCTCGAACAGCGAGATGACGTCCGTGCCGACATAGAGCATCAGGCCGATGGCTACCTCGTGAAGGCCGAAATCACCCCCCACCAGCTCGTCGAGTTCCTGGGCACGCTTGAATCATAATGAGAGAACGCAGTTCTTAGTCGGACAGACGGATAGTCGGATAGCTAAAAAGGCATAGGCCACCGCAGCGTCGGGTATCGAAAGAAACGATTACCAATGTTCGACTACCGTGACAGCCATAAGGCCGCTTTCTTCAACCATCGCGTTAGCGATACAAGTAAGACGGCCATGCGGAAATTCACGGCTGGCATGTTGTCGGCTTTGACAACTTCCGAAAGGCGACGAGACTTGTTTGACGAAGCATAGTATTGCCAGTGGCAATACTATGCTAAGGAGTTGTCGAGTTGGTT encodes:
- a CDS encoding response regulator, whose product is MEPDTIAQPPKLKKILCIEDEHFISELYARALTKAGYEVDVQLDGQKGLAAAQTDSYDIILLDLMVPNITGIEILRTLRDPRETPKMHARIIITTNLEQRDDVRADIEHQADGYLVKAEITPHQLVEFLGTLES